The Calditrichota bacterium genomic sequence GACTTTCAGCAAGACGCCACAAATTATTGGTTTTTTCTCAAATAAAATCGGCATTGAATATCCGTATTCCAAATATGCGCAAACGGTAGTTGACAATTTTAAGTATGGCGGCATGGAAAATATCACAGCAACGACGCTCACTTCCAGTACCATCAGGGATGCCAGAAGTAATATCGACGGGACAGCAGAAGGCTTAATCGCTCACGAGTTGGCGCATCAGTGGTGGGGAGATTTGCTCACCTGTCGCGACTGGACAAATTCCTGGCTGAACGAGGGTTTCGCCACTTATTTTGCTTCTCTCTGGACCGAGTATTCCCGCGGGGAAGACGCATTTGATTATACGATGCAGCGAGCCGGGCAAATTTACATGAGCGAAGATTCCACTCGCTATCGTCGCACGCTGGCGTGGTACAAATATAAAAATCCGATGAATATGTTCGACCGCCATGCCTATCAAAAAGGCGCCTGCGTTTTGCACATGCTGCGCTATGTGCTGGGCGATGAGCTTTTCTGGAAAGGCATCAACTACTACGGCAGGACGAACGCGCTCAAGCTGGTGGAAGCGTCGGATTTGAAAAAAGCCTTTGAAGAAGCGACGGGTAAAAATCTCTACTGGTTTTTTGATGAATGGGTGTATTCCGCCGGTTACCCCAAATACCACGTGGAAAAAACCTGGGTCGATTCGCTGCAGTCGGTTGCCCTTCATGTGACGCAGCAGCAAGTCGGCGAAAAATTGACGACCGTGTTTCGCATGCCTGTGAAAATAGAAATGTTCGCCGGTGAGAAGCATCGAGTCGCGACGGTTGATATTTCCACGGCTGATACGACAATTTATTTGAAATGTGCCAGCAACCCCGATCTGGTGCTTTTTGATCCGGGGAATCATATTTTGAAAGGAATTGAATTTAAGAAAAGCAAAAAAGAATTGCTGCTTCAATTGGCTCATGCGAGTCACGCGGTTGATCGGCTTGATGCGCTGGATCAATTGAGTGAAAATTTTAAAGATGATGTTGAAGTGCAAAAGGCGATTGCTGAGAAAAGTTTGTCCGATTCATTTTGGGTGGTGCGCCGGCAGGCGGTCAATTTTTTGGCTGATGTCCATCCGGATTGGGCTGAGGCGATTTTGAAGAAAGTGGCGAAAGACCCCAAGAGCCGCGTCCGGGCTGCGGCAATCAGCGGTTTTGCCAACTATGAAGATTCATCTTTGGTTTCTATTCTTCAAAATAAAATTGAGTCAGATTCAAGCTACTCAGTCATCTCTGCCGCGTTGAAAACAATTTCAAAACTTGATTCCGCCAAAGCTGTTTCACTGCTGAAGCAGGCTTTGAATATCGATTCCTTCAATGAAAATATTCGCGCTGCGGCGGTGAATGCGCTCGCCAGATTTAAATTGCCCGCACTGGCGGACACTATTCTCGCATTTGGCGGTGCTCAATATCCGACAGGACTCCGCAGCGCTGTCACTAGAGCCGTGGCGAAACTGGCGCCAAAAAATCCCAAGGTATTGGCGTATCTCATTGGGAATTTGAACGATTCCAGCCGCTGGATTAAAATTCAAACCTGTTCTGCTCTCAGAAAAATTGGCGATCCGGCGGCAATCGAACCGTTGAAAAAAGCGATTGAAAAAGAGCAGAATCCACGACTCAAGAAAACAATGGAGCGAACGCTGAAAAGATTGCAGGAGAAGGCAGCAGAAAAAGATAAGGGTTAGCAGTAGTTTTGAGGAATAATTTTCAGTCGATTTAATTAAAATTGAAGGAAAATCAGTAAAAAGGATCAAATCTAATGAAAAGGAGAGATTTCATTAAAAAAACGGCTATCGGACTGACGGTTGCCAGTAGCAGCGGATTGTTTTTTTCTGCGTGCAACAAAGGCAAGTCCGATAAGAAAGAGTTTGCTGCTGGCGCCGCAGGAGGTACCCTGACGGCATTTCGCCCTCGCGTTGCTAACGGCCCTCTGCGTGAATTTAAATTAACCGCTGAAGTTACGGATGTCGATCTTGGCAATGGAAAAATTTTCAAAGCTTTTACTTACAACGGTCAGTTACCCGGCCCTATCATTCGCGTCACCGAAGGGGATAATGTGCGCATTGTTGTCGAGAATAAATTGTCCGAAAATACAACAATTCACTGGCACGGTATTCCTGTGCCCAATGCGATGGACGGTGTGCCTGGAATAACCCAGAAACCCATAAAGTCGGGTGAGACATTTGTCTATGAATTTCCCGCTTTGCCAGCAGGCTCTTACATTTACCATTCTCATGAAAGCTACCAATTGGATCAGGGATTGTATGGCGGCTTAATTATTGAACCTAAAAAAGAAGAAAGAAGCTATGATCAGGAATACACCCTGATTTTGGAAGATTGGGTTACTGTAGATGGCGGCGGTCCTGCGGCAGCTCGCGCAGGAAGAACCCGCGGCGGCACAATGGGAATGGGCAGAATGATGGGGCGGGGAAGGCGGAAAAGAGGAAACGAACCTTTGCTGGAACCCGACTATAATGCTTATGCTGTAAACGGAAAAGTCTTCTCCGCCGGGAAACCCTTTCGTTTAAAAAAAGGCGATCGGGTGCGATTACGAATTATGAATGTCTCTTCTGCGACGATTTATACGCTGCGTCTGGCAGGTCATTCGCTCACCATCACCCACGCTGACGGCCGACCTGTTGAGTCCCACGAAGTTGACGCTTTG encodes the following:
- a CDS encoding multicopper oxidase family protein → MKRRDFIKKTAIGLTVASSSGLFFSACNKGKSDKKEFAAGAAGGTLTAFRPRVANGPLREFKLTAEVTDVDLGNGKIFKAFTYNGQLPGPIIRVTEGDNVRIVVENKLSENTTIHWHGIPVPNAMDGVPGITQKPIKSGETFVYEFPALPAGSYIYHSHESYQLDQGLYGGLIIEPKKEERSYDQEYTLILEDWVTVDGGGPAAARAGRTRGGTMGMGRMMGRGRRKRGNEPLLEPDYNAYAVNGKVFSAGKPFRLKKGDRVRLRIMNVSSATIYTLRLAGHSLTITHADGRPVESHEVDALQIGMGERYDVEFIADNPGRWVLYNLKDGTPVGGWELATFLYDGIVSKSYSGDSMERRFHVNSYDMLAGIPETEIPEVGGQIDRKIRMTLSGGMMGSPYWTINGKVFPDTDDIKIKPGERVRFEYSNHSMMAHPMHLHGHFFEVVGSGSRSGHRIKKDTVIVAAHRGRAAIEFVADNPGDWFHHCHNLYHLVGGMANVVRNG